A genome region from Gigantopelta aegis isolate Gae_Host chromosome 3, Gae_host_genome, whole genome shotgun sequence includes the following:
- the LOC121368576 gene encoding embryogenesis-associated protein EMB8-like has protein sequence MVYYTVPAALSVILGLGFLLYWYRRRNKPHLPALYHRDSDLLRFVLNKVSRLNKPFLPCFWLQNAHIHTIFASMRRTKALTFHRQYFDLSDGGVLALDWVQNDRLVDSSPIVIVLPGLTGDADSVSNLCELTSRREYRTVVFNKRGHGDSVLLTPKLQGFGDPSDLRQVIEYLTETYEKAFICAIGISAGSGLLASYLGEYGDRSLLVCAVGVCPGYDTIDLFFRKRGIPKFYELLLLSSLKQLLKKHDKVLSEHIDMDAALSSRSFVDFDRHVYCKFYGYNDPLQYWQHNNPMKNARNICVPLLCISSLDDPVCLRDHIPFDLFLEKENVLLVTTKNGGHCGFLEGWGSVSWADNLAVEYVDAVLEFKKSL, from the coding sequence ATGGTATACTACACGGTGCCAGCAGCCCTGTCTGTTATCCTTGGTCTGGGTTTCCTGCTCTACTGGTATCGTCGACGAAATAAACCACACCTTCCAGCCCTCTACCACAGAGATTCCGACCTGCTGCGTTTTGTTCTCAACAAAGTATCCAGGTTAAACAAACCATTCCTGCCATGTTTCTGGCTTCAAAATGCCCACATTCATACCATTTTTGCGTCTATGCGGCGCACAAAAGCGCTGACATTCCACAGACAATACTTCGACTTGAGCGATGGAGGCGTCCTGGCTCTGGACTGGGTACAGAATGATCGTCTTGTTGATTCTAGTCCGATAGTTATCGTTCTTCCAGGACTGACCGGTGATGCCGACAGCGTGAGTAATCTCTGTGAACTGACGTCGCGCAGAGAGTACAGGACTGTGGTGTTTAACAAACGGGGACACGGGGACAGCGTCCTACTCACGCCGAAGCTGCAAGGATTCGGAGATCCTTCGGACCTGCGACAGGTAATCGAGTACCTGACGGAGACATATGAAAAAGCGTTCATCTGCGCGATCGGAATAAGTGCCGGTTCGGGGTTGCTGGCGTCGTATCTCGGCGAATACGGAGATCGTTCTCTGCTTGTGTGTGCGGTGGGGGTCTGTCCAGGATACGACACAATCGATCTGTTCTTCCGGAAAAGAGGCATTCCAAAGTTTTACGAGCTTCTGCTGTTGTCGAGTCTGAAGCAGCTGTTGAAGAAACACGACAAGGTCTTGTCGGAGCACATTGATATGGACGCGGCGTTGAGCTCCAGGTCCTTTGTGGACTTTGACCGACACGTCTACTGCAAGTTCTATGGCTACAACGACCCGCTGCAGTACTGGCAGCACAACAACCCCATGAAGAACGCTCGAAACATCTGTGTTCCTCTTCTATGCATCAGCAGTCTGGACGACCCGGTCTGCCTTCGTGATCACATTCCCTTTGATCTGTTCTTGGAGAAGGAAAATGTCCTGTTGGTTACTACCAAAAATGGAGGTCACTGTGGATTTCTGGAAGGGTGGGGGTCAGTGTCATGGGCAGACAATCTTGCCGTTGAATATGTCGATGCAGTTCTAGAATTTAAGAAATCACTATGA
- the LOC121367833 gene encoding protein ABHD15-like: MFLTIIIVIFILVIIWILDKTCWQTPALFYKRTPFTDYIVEKVQRLSAPYKATFWLSHNRHFHTITATRLRKHISKIQISRQYLELQDGGVVALDWSKPDTLDDCRPILIILSGIEGNIKLTSFVCAKAAELGYRTVVFNRRGHGGSYLTTPKLQSFGDPSDFKHVVEFVRKIYPQSNLLGLSFSAGGGILMSYLGEEGERAQLTAAVLISPGFSPLEQSTCFHWLYETLIVRSLKRIVHQHSHVISPHIDVNSVLKAKSITEFDKNVYCKFYNHDNVEEYWSHNDPMRNHSKMTIPVLFLCSLDDPVLSAEFIPYDVISEHSDWIMATVDRGGHCAFREGINAEPWAECVALEYLDAVLKYEIK; the protein is encoded by the coding sequence ATGTTTCTGACGATCATAATTGTGATTTTCATTCTTGTCATCATCTGGATTTTGGACAAGACGTGCTGGCAGACGCCGGCGCTGTTCTACAAACGCACGCCATTCACCGACTACATCGTTGAGAAAGTGCAACGTCTCTCCGCACCATACAAAGCCACTTTCTGGTTGAGCCACAACCGCCATTTTCACACTATAACCGCAACACGCTTAAGAAAACATATCAGTAAAATACAAATCAGCAGACAATATCTAGAACTCCAAGACGGAGGGGTTGTAGCCTTGGATTGGTCCAAACCGGATACGCTTGATGACTGTCGACCAATCCTGATCATTCTTTCAGGAATCGAAGGCAACATCAAGCTGACGTCATTTGTTTGCGCCAAGGCTGCAGAACTGGGTTACCGCACTGTTGTCTTCAACCGGCGTGGTCACGGCGGCAGCTATTTAACCACACCGAAGCTACAAAGTTTCGGCGATCCTTCGGATTTTAAACACGTCGTTGAGTTCGTGCGGAAAATATACCCACAGTCAAACCTCCTGGGCCTCTCGTTCAGCGCTGGGGGTGGTATTCTGATGTCATACTTGGGTGAGGAGGGAGAACGTGCCCAGCTGACGGCGGCAGTGCTTATCTCTCCTGGCTTCAGCCCTCTAGAACAGTCCACGTGCTTCCACTGGCTCTACGAGACACTGATAGTCAGGAGTCTGAAGAGAATAGTCCACCAGCACTCTCACGTGATATCTCCCCATATCGACGTGAATTCGGTCCTCAAGGCCAAATCCATCACAGAGTTTGACAAAAACGTTTACTGCAAATTTTACAACCACGACAATGTCGAGGAATACTGGAGTCACAACGACCCGATGCGCAATCACTCCAAAATGACAATTCCTGTGCTGTTTCTGTGCAGTCTTGACGATCCAGTTCTGTCGGCGGAATTTATTccatatgacgtcatatcgGAACATTCTGATTGGATAATGGCGACGGTAGATAGGGGAGGTCACTGCGCCTTTCGTGAAGGAATAAATGCTGAACCGTGGGCGGAATGTGTGGCTTTAGAATATTTAGACGCtgtattaaaatatgaaataaaataa